TGACCTTCCCCCCGAAAACTAGGCCAGTTGCAGGTTCCGTAAACCGGGCGTATAGCGGCCACAAGGAGGCCCGGGATGAAGCGGAAACGGTTTACGGAGGAGCAGATCATCGGGATTTTGAAAGAGTGGGAGGCAGGGCTGCACATTGGCGAGTTGAGCAGAAAATACGGGGTCAGCGAGAAGAGTCTCTACCTGTGGCGGCGTAAGTTCGGCGGGATGGAGGTGCCGGACGCCAAGCGTTTGAGGGCGCTGGAGGAGGAAAACCGGAGGTTGAAGCGCATCGTGGCGGATCTGACGCTGGACATCACGATGCTCAAGGATGTGCTCTCAAAAAAATGGTAGGGCCCGCAGATCGTAGGCCGGCAGCGGCATATTTGAAAGAGGAGTATGAGATAAGCGATCGGCGGGCCTGCAGGGTTGTAGATTTGAACAGATCGACTGCGCAGTATTCGCCAAGACCGGATGGGGATGGAATAGTTCGTGAGCGGTTGAATGAGCTGGCAGAGAGGCGGCGTCGCTGGGGCAGTCCGCGATTGCACCTATTGATGCAGCGTGAAGGATTGGTGCGGAATCATAAACGGACCGAGAGACTCTATAAGGAGATGGGGTTGAGCTTGCGTTTGAGGAGGCACAAGAAGCGGAGGAGCCATTTGAGAGTGGTTTTGCCGCTTCCCGACAAGGCCAATGCACGCTGGTCGATGGATTTCTTGTTTGATCAATTTGTCGATGGGAGAAGGATAAAATGCATGACCGTCGTGGACGATTTCACGCGGGAGGCGCTAGCTGTCATGCCCAGGAGGAGCATTTCCGGGCGGGAGGTTGCTGAGATATTGGATCAGATAGCCAACACACGAGGGTATCCAGAGATAATCGTTTCCGACAATGGCCCTGAGTTTACGAGCAAGGCGATGGATGCGTGGGCATACAAAAATGGGGTCAACCTCAGCTTTATTGAGCCCGGCAAGCCTACGCAGAATGCCTACATCGAGTCGTTCAACGGGAAGCTCAGGGACGAGTGTTTAAATGAGGAGCTGTTCTTCAACCTGGAGGACGCAAAACAACACATCGAGCTGTGGAGGCAGGACTACAACGAAAACCGCCCACACAGCTCATTGAAC
This genomic interval from Pseudomonadota bacterium contains the following:
- a CDS encoding IS3 family transposase (programmed frameshift), whose protein sequence is MKRKRFTEEQIIGILKEWEAGLHIGELSRKYGVSEKSLYLWRRKFGGMEVPDAKRLRALEEENRRLKRIVADLTLDITMLKDVLFKKMVGPADRRPAAAYLKEEYEISDRRACRVVDLNRSTAQYSPRPDGDGIVRERLNELAERRRRWGSPRLHLLMQREGLVRNHKRTERLYKEMGLSLRLRRHKKRRSHLRVVLPLPDKANARWSMDFLFDQFVDGRRIKCMTVVDDFTREALAVMPRRSISGREVAEILDQIANTRGYPEIIVSDNGPEFTSKAMDAWAYKNGVNLSFIEPGKPTQNAYIESFNGKLRDECLNEELFFNLEDAKQHIELWRQDYNENRPHSSLNNETPNAFAKRHHNQLCA